One segment of Strix uralensis isolate ZFMK-TIS-50842 chromosome 11, bStrUra1, whole genome shotgun sequence DNA contains the following:
- the ABHD17C gene encoding alpha/beta hydrolase domain-containing protein 17C, with the protein MPEQGPRMNGFSLGELCWLFCCPPCPSRIAAKLAFLPPEPTYTVLQPEQQQEAGAAAGAGTPTGSGTCSLHLSERADWQYSQRELDAVEVFFSRTARDNRLGCMFVRCAPTGRYTLLFSHGNAVDLGQMCSFYIGLGSRINCNVFSYDYSGYGVSTGKPSEKNLYADIDAAWQALRTRYGVSPENIILYGQSIGTVPTVDLASRYECAAVILHSPLMSGLRVAFPDTRKTYCFDAFPSIDKISKVTSPVLVIHGTEDEVIDFSHGLAMYERCPRAVEPLWVEGAGHNDIELYAQYLERLKQFISHELPNS; encoded by the exons ATGCCAGAACAAGGCCCCAGAATGAACGGTTTCTCTCTGGGCGAGCTCTGCTGGCTGTTCTGCTGCCCGCCTTGCCCCAGCCGCATCGCTGCCAAGCTGGCCTTCCTGCCCCCGGAGCCCACCTACACCGTGCTgcagcctgagcagcagcaggaggccgGGGCGGCAGCCGGGGCAGGGACCCCGACAGGATCAGGCACCTGCAGCCTGCACTTGAGCGAACGGGCAGACTGGCAGTATTCGCAGCGGGAACTGGATGCCGTGGAAGTGTTCTTCTCCCGCACGGCTCGAGATAACAGGCTGGGCTGCATGTTCGTACGTTGTGCCCCCACTGGCCGGTACACGCTGCTCTTCTCGCATGGTAATGCTGTGGACCTGGGCCAGATGTGCAGCTTCTACATTGGCCTTGGCTCCCGCATCAACTGCAACGTCTTCTCTTATGACTACTCTGGCTACGGGGTGAGCACCGGCAAGCCCTCTGAGAAAAACCTGTACGCAGACATTGATGCAGCCTGGCAGGCCCTCAGGACAAG GTATGGTGTTAGTCCTGAGAACATTATTCTCTATGGTCAGAGTATTGGTACTGTCCCTACAGTAGACCTGGCATCTCGGTACGAGTGTGCGGCAGTAATCCTTCATTCTCCCTTGATGTCTGGATTACGGGTAGCTTTTCCTGACACTAGGAAAACCTATTGCTTTGATGCTTTTCCAAG CATTGACAAGATATCTAAAGTAACCTCTCCTGTGTTGGTAATCCATGGTACCGAAGATGAGGTAATCGATTTCTCCCACGGCCTGGCCATGTACGAGCGATGTCCACGAGCAGTAGAGCCCCTCTGGGTGGAAGGGGCTGGGCATAATGACATAGAGCTTTATGCACAATACTTAGAAAGACTAAAACAGTTCATATCTCATGAACTTCCCAACTCCTGA